The Paracoccus liaowanqingii DNA segment TGCTGCAGCAGGTCGAAAGCTTTGTCGACGGGACCGTCAGCGCGAATGACTGCTTCCGCCCCGTCGTGCGCTATTTCGACCGCATCACCCGGCCCGAGCATTTGCTGACCGCGCTGCCCCGTGCGCTGCGGGTGATGACGGACCCGGCCGATTGCGGGCCGGTCTGCCTGTCCTTCTGCCAGGATGTGCAGGCCGAGGCCCATGACTGGCCCGAGGCGTTTTTCCAGCCGCGCACCTGGCGCATCCGTCGTCCCGCCGGCGATGCGGACGAGTTGGCCGCCGCCGCTGCCCTGATCCGCGCCGCGAGGTCGCCGATCCTGATATGTGGCGGAGGCGTGATCTACTCAGGCGCCGAGGAGGCGCTGGACAAGTTCGCCAGCCAGCTCAACATCCCGGTGATCGAGACCCAGGCCGGAAAATCTGCGCTGGCGCAGGCGCACCCGATGAACTTCGGAGCCGCCGGCGTTGACGGCTCGGCTACGGCGAATGCCGCGGCGCAGTCGGCGGACCTGGTGATCGCAGTCGGCACGCGCTTGCAGGACTTCACCACCGGCTCGCGCACCTTGTTTCCGCAGGCCAGGATCCTGGCACTGAATGTCCAGCCTTGTGACGCTGGCAAGCACGGCGCCACCAGTCTTGTCGCCGATGCGCGTGTGGCGCTGGAGGCGCTGTCGGCCGAGTTGGGCGATCTTCGCTTCGACGCGGCTGATCCCCGGGCGCGCGATGCGTGGCTCGCGGCGGTCGACGCCCATTGTACCACGACGCCTGAAGGGCTGCCGACAGATGCACAGGTGATCGGTGCCGTGCAGGCCGCCGCCCCCGATGGTATCGCCATGTGCGCCGCCGGCACTATGCCCGGGGCCTTGAAGTTGCTGTGGCAGGCCAGCCAGCATGGCTACCACATGGAATACGGTTATTCCTGCATGGGCTACGAGGTGGCGGGCGCCATGGGCCTCAAGCTTGCGCGCCCTGACCGCGAGGTGCTGTGCTTCGTTGGAGACGGCAGCTACATGATGGCCAACAGTGAGCTGGCGACGGCGGTGATGCGCCGCATCCCCTTCACGGTCATCCTGACCGACAACCGGGGTTACGGCTGCATCAACCGCCTTCAGGCTCATTCCGGCGGTGCGGCCTTCAACAACATGTATGTCGATTGCCGGATCGAGACCCAGCCACAAATCGACTATGTCGCCCATGCTGCCAGCATGGGGGCGCATGCAGTGAAGGCCGGGGATCTGGCAGATCTGCAGGACCAGATCCACGCCGCACGCGACCGCGACGTCCCCACCGTCATCGTGATCGACACCACCGCCCGTCCCGGACCCGGCGACGGGCTGGAGACGGCCGG contains these protein-coding regions:
- the iolD gene encoding 3D-(3,5/4)-trihydroxycyclohexane-1,2-dione acylhydrolase (decyclizing); its protein translation is MSGTIRLTAAQAMVRWLSVQMTEDGERFIEGVWAIFGHGNVAGLGEALHGIGEALPTWRGQNEQTMAHAAIAYAKGKGRRRAQAVTASIGPGSTNMVTAAALAHVNRLPVLLIAGDVFATRRPDPVLQQVESFVDGTVSANDCFRPVVRYFDRITRPEHLLTALPRALRVMTDPADCGPVCLSFCQDVQAEAHDWPEAFFQPRTWRIRRPAGDADELAAAAALIRAARSPILICGGGVIYSGAEEALDKFASQLNIPVIETQAGKSALAQAHPMNFGAAGVDGSATANAAAQSADLVIAVGTRLQDFTTGSRTLFPQARILALNVQPCDAGKHGATSLVADARVALEALSAELGDLRFDAADPRARDAWLAAVDAHCTTTPEGLPTDAQVIGAVQAAAPDGIAMCAAGTMPGALKLLWQASQHGYHMEYGYSCMGYEVAGAMGLKLARPDREVLCFVGDGSYMMANSELATAVMRRIPFTVILTDNRGYGCINRLQAHSGGAAFNNMYVDCRIETQPQIDYVAHAASMGAHAVKAGDLADLQDQIHAARDRDVPTVIVIDTTARPGPGDGLETAGHFWDVAVPAVGNTEKLKQAYARYIEHVAQQALIN